GTCCTAAAACTACTGAACTCAGAATATGTCCTAAACCGCAAACAATGGTAAGCATAATTGTTCTGGACATATTCCATTTGCGTGAACGCGATAAAACAATAAATGGCAAATAATGATCAGGACCCGAAGCAGTATGAAAAAAACTGATACTGATGGCTGTAATTGATAATGCTATTAAATTTGAATCCATAAGCTGCTTAAATTAGTATTGCTATTTTTTCTTCCCAAAGCACGCTCTGTACCTTTCTGAAGAAATCAAACATCTGCTCTCCTCCGTTGCCTAGAATTCTAATGACAAAACCCCTGGCTTCAAGCGCACTGATTCCAAATGAGACATTTTCCAATTCTTCTAATTCTTTAAAAAAGTATTCGATATGATCTTCCACATCTTCATTTTTTGTATTTAGATAGACCAAAGTTCCTTGATGCGTAAAGCCTTCCAGTAAACCCATAGCCGATAAGGGCATAATATCTGGTCTTAACAGGACATTGTCCTTTAAAATGAGTCGATCGTGGTGATATACTTCCAGTAAGTTCTGAAAATGAGCGTATTTAAAAGTTTCTCCGTGATGTTTACGACCGCAGGTAATGATTTCGCTTATTGTTAGCTCACAATCATCTTCGATGTTAATCTTGTTATGACTTTTGAAAGTAGAACCTTCATGAGGCACAACGGGATGTGGTACATAAGAAAATGAAGCTCCTTTATCGATTTTGACACTCATGATTTGCGAAGCACTACCTTCCATATTAAACAATCGCTGGTAGGATTGAGATTGCAATTGCAAACGTGCATTTTCTTTGACATTCACTTGAATATCATAGGCATCACCACTTAAAATTCCCGGCGATGAACTCATGATCATCAAATACGAAGCTCCATCTGATTTATACTGTCCCACAGGAGTAATCCTGAAAGGCTGCGTAAAGTATGCATCTCTTAAAAATGATTGTCCCTCCCGTTCTTCTACTTCAATTTTTAGGGTACTTAGCATTCGATTATCGGATTAAATTTGGTTCTTCAACATCTTCCAGCAATGCATATTTCCTGATCCATCCTATAACCTCATCAATTCCTTCTGTAGATCTAAGGTTTGAGAACACAAATGGCGCTCCTTTTCTCATTCTCCTTGCATCATGTTCCATCACTTCGAGACTTGCACCCACATAAGGCGCTAAGTCAATTTTATTAATCAAAAGTAAATCAGATCTTGTGATGCCCGGACCACCTTTGCGAGGGATTTTCTCTCCTTCGGCAACGTCAATTACAAAAATAGTCACGTCAGCAAGGTCTGGTGAAAAGGTTGCAGAAAGGTTATCTCCACCACTTTCGATAAGGATTAATTCGATATCGGGAAAGCGCGAAACCAATTCGTCTACAGCCTCCAGATTCATACTGGCATCTTCACGAATTGCTGTGTGAGGGCAACCTCCTGTTTCTACTCCTATGATTTTATCCTTTGGCAAAAGACTATTTTTCACCATATATTCTGCATCTTCTTTAGTGTAGATATCATTGGTGATTACTCCTAAATTATAATCGTTTAGCATTTTTCGGCTTAAACGTTCTAATAATGCTGTCTTTCCTGATCCTACTGGTCCCGCAACTCCTATTTTTACATATTTTCTTTCTTCCATTTTTCTTTTTCTTGTTTTTTAAGACATGTATAATCTTGAATAAAGCCTCTCGTGTTGCATGCAGCGAATATCAAATGCGATATTGCAAAGTCCCACAAGCGCTCTATCTATTGTTAATGTTTCTTTTGCTAATTTTTTAATAAGGGATTGAAGTTCGAATAAAATATCTTGCCCTTCCAATTGTCCAAGAGGCACAAGCTTAACCGAGTTGGTAATCATCCCAATGGCTGCGTTGTAATAAAATGCAAATAAGGCTTCGGCAAGTGGTATTTCTAATAACTGTGCGTACATCCCAAAGGCAATACAATAAT
This is a stretch of genomic DNA from Candidatus Pedobacter colombiensis. It encodes these proteins:
- the ureG gene encoding urease accessory protein UreG, encoding MEERKYVKIGVAGPVGSGKTALLERLSRKMLNDYNLGVITNDIYTKEDAEYMVKNSLLPKDKIIGVETGGCPHTAIREDASMNLEAVDELVSRFPDIELILIESGGDNLSATFSPDLADVTIFVIDVAEGEKIPRKGGPGITRSDLLLINKIDLAPYVGASLEVMEHDARRMRKGAPFVFSNLRSTEGIDEVIGWIRKYALLEDVEEPNLIR
- a CDS encoding urease accessory protein UreD → MLSTLKIEVEEREGQSFLRDAYFTQPFRITPVGQYKSDGASYLMIMSSSPGILSGDAYDIQVNVKENARLQLQSQSYQRLFNMEGSASQIMSVKIDKGASFSYVPHPVVPHEGSTFKSHNKINIEDDCELTISEIITCGRKHHGETFKYAHFQNLLEVYHHDRLILKDNVLLRPDIMPLSAMGLLEGFTHQGTLVYLNTKNEDVEDHIEYFFKELEELENVSFGISALEARGFVIRILGNGGEQMFDFFRKVQSVLWEEKIAILI